A DNA window from Streptomyces parvus contains the following coding sequences:
- a CDS encoding BTAD domain-containing putative transcriptional regulator translates to MRIDVLGAVRALHDDGAPVDLGGPRHREVLARLVAAGGRMVSTDTLVDDLWAEPPVRAVGALRTFVAALRRAIEPDRPPRTPPRVLVTEGPGYVLRLPRHAVDVHRFEDALARARRTPDGLTDLDAALATWRGPAYAEVAGSAWAQRERARLEELRLEGVELRAGLLLDAGRGGELVADLGAHVTEHPWREPAWGLLARALHRAGRQADALATLRRARTMLADQLGLDPGAGLRRLETEILHGATELQPSPTVWTAGGRLGPRTTVELARTLALAGGDALIHARRDRLAAVRAAERTGDIALTARVIGAYDVPALWSRADDPEQSRAVVAAAERTLTALGTDGPAELRARLLATVAVESRSADLSAAERKRAGQAAREAEALGRELGDPALLVFALNGVFLQSFTRPGLAAARDVTGAEMLDLATRHELPNFAVLGRLIRLQSASALGDLDTATAHAEAAERLAVSTEASLVPVLTAWFRARVTAAHSAATDGPAAATAAAHYRAAEDALAASAGMPGLHRGLFALALLGLRLLHGRPAPTDPALDWGPYHPWTRPLVLLARHRDQEALAALQMTPAPPLDHMQEALWCLTAHAAARLGERPVAARAATALRAARTEDAGGASGMLTLGPVTRYLAEAEACADKR, encoded by the coding sequence AGCCGCCGGTGCGTGCCGTGGGGGCGCTGCGTACGTTCGTCGCCGCGCTGCGCCGCGCCATCGAACCCGACCGGCCGCCCCGCACACCGCCGCGGGTCCTCGTCACGGAAGGCCCTGGCTACGTGCTGCGCCTGCCGCGCCACGCCGTGGACGTCCACCGGTTCGAGGACGCCCTGGCCCGCGCCCGGCGTACCCCCGATGGGCTGACCGACCTCGATGCGGCCCTCGCGACCTGGCGCGGCCCCGCCTACGCCGAGGTGGCCGGCTCCGCGTGGGCCCAGCGGGAACGGGCCCGGCTGGAGGAGCTGAGGCTGGAGGGGGTGGAACTGCGCGCCGGTCTCCTCCTCGACGCCGGTCGTGGAGGCGAACTGGTCGCCGATCTGGGAGCCCACGTCACCGAGCACCCCTGGCGTGAGCCGGCCTGGGGGCTGCTGGCCCGCGCGCTGCACCGGGCGGGCCGGCAGGCGGACGCTCTGGCCACCCTCCGCCGCGCCCGAACCATGCTCGCGGACCAGCTCGGGCTCGATCCCGGTGCCGGCCTCCGGCGCCTGGAGACAGAGATCCTCCACGGTGCCACGGAGCTTCAGCCCTCACCCACGGTGTGGACCGCAGGCGGCCGACTCGGCCCGCGCACCACCGTCGAGCTGGCCCGCACCCTGGCCCTCGCGGGTGGGGATGCCCTCATCCACGCGCGGCGCGACCGCCTCGCCGCCGTCCGAGCAGCCGAGCGCACCGGCGACATCGCCCTGACCGCCCGCGTCATCGGCGCCTATGACGTGCCCGCCCTCTGGAGCCGGGCCGACGACCCCGAGCAGTCCCGCGCCGTCGTCGCGGCGGCCGAGCGCACCCTCACCGCGCTCGGCACCGACGGCCCCGCCGAACTGCGCGCCCGGCTGCTGGCCACCGTCGCGGTCGAGAGCCGCAGCGCCGATCTGTCCGCGGCCGAACGGAAGCGCGCCGGGCAGGCGGCGCGCGAGGCCGAGGCGCTGGGCCGGGAGCTGGGTGATCCGGCCCTGCTCGTGTTCGCCCTCAACGGCGTGTTCCTCCAGTCCTTCACCCGGCCCGGGCTCGCGGCGGCACGGGATGTGACCGGGGCCGAAATGCTCGACCTCGCCACCCGGCACGAGCTGCCCAACTTCGCCGTGCTGGGCCGGCTCATCCGCCTGCAGTCCGCCTCCGCTCTCGGCGACCTCGACACCGCGACCGCACACGCCGAAGCCGCCGAGCGGCTGGCCGTCAGCACCGAAGCCTCTCTCGTCCCCGTACTCACCGCCTGGTTCCGGGCCCGGGTCACGGCCGCGCACAGTGCCGCGACGGACGGACCGGCCGCCGCCACGGCCGCGGCGCACTACCGCGCCGCCGAAGACGCCCTCGCCGCGTCCGCGGGCATGCCGGGGCTGCACCGCGGCCTGTTCGCCCTCGCCCTCCTGGGCCTGCGCCTCCTGCACGGCCGTCCGGCGCCCACCGACCCCGCTCTCGACTGGGGCCCGTACCACCCCTGGACACGGCCCCTGGTGCTGCTCGCCCGCCACCGCGACCAAGAGGCCCTTGCCGCGCTGCAGATGACGCCCGCACCACCCCTTGACCACATGCAGGAGGCGCTCTGGTGCCTGACCGCCCACGCCGCTGCCCGCCTCGGCGAGCGCCCGGTCGCCGCCCGCGCGGCAACGGCCCTGCGCGCCGCGCGCACCGAAGACGCGGGCGGAGCGAGCGGGATGCTGACACTGGGACCGGTGACGCGGTATCTGGCGGAGGCAGAGGCCTGTGCCGACAAGAGGTGA
- the tpg gene encoding telomere-protecting terminal protein Tpg: MSGFGDGLDAAVRKAFTRPPPRSAPAQMRYLVRQLKGTRAVARMLRVSQRTVERYVKDQIRKPRPDLAARLESEVIKRWQPQVRAKARQKAATTSGIVLDTRARIGYTAPIGTTDEDRIRHLTVALSPRYAARLFEAQEQGATEQRLREIAAEGLRDMYFQDGGRRAGQLEQVRFTDIEHVEFGL, translated from the coding sequence ATGAGCGGATTCGGCGACGGCCTGGACGCGGCGGTGCGGAAGGCGTTCACCCGCCCGCCGCCCAGGAGCGCGCCCGCGCAGATGCGCTACCTGGTCAGACAGCTCAAAGGCACCAGGGCGGTCGCCCGGATGCTGCGCGTCTCCCAGCGCACGGTGGAGCGGTATGTGAAGGACCAGATCAGAAAGCCCCGCCCGGACCTTGCCGCCCGTCTGGAGAGCGAGGTCATCAAACGCTGGCAGCCCCAGGTCCGGGCCAAGGCCCGGCAGAAAGCGGCGACCACCAGCGGTATCGTCCTCGACACCCGTGCCCGGATCGGATACACCGCGCCGATCGGCACGACCGACGAAGACCGGATCCGGCACCTGACGGTGGCCCTGTCGCCCCGCTACGCCGCCCGTCTCTTCGAGGCCCAGGAGCAGGGGGCCACCGAGCAGCGTCTGCGGGAGATCGCCGCCGAGGGGCTCAGGGACATGTACTTCCAGGACGGCGGACGCCGCGCCGGGCAGCTGGAGCAGGTCCGCTTCACGGACATCGAGCACGTCGAGTTCGGCCTCTGA
- the tap gene encoding telomere-associated protein Tap → MSELFDAVDALVASRSPLPPPAERRRLRQGHGLTLDEVAAALRVRRATVSGWEAGRTEPRPPERDAYARMLKQLAELYPANVPVPTEDTAVPQTAAVAAAPTPSAVEPAQARTAPTDSAAEPVKTVRRPPAPASAAVSRRPPAQAARTGAPVGGADPRFENGPLAVVDAAEGEVLAYCVGGLVLDVPAKTIAALVDWTLREARLGQPKLSGPGKDADPLLVLTEAALERYGLPVTLTKEERLAGRLAQGHKVIKQLTRAHWQLTKRGFGPWARIYRPAQGTERACVQLCIPSWDALDARHWADAGQLPPADLARLLGTYASRVMTPRGSTAVTGLELMTALHPPTRASQPDAEGKRRSEHNPGSLGREPVDCAPCEAPDGHPLLADLPRFHRRTPAEVLMEEAYDWARPLTDTECLHPHLVGIDVNMAFAAGANGLTVGLGAPTHVTNPVFDAKLPGSWLVDLSHVDLSRVKVAKDTWAHLDASLLPSPFTPRGERPTGPAWYATPTVAYAVELGYDVCPLEAYVRHDHGRYLDGWYQRLRDAYLATMASLGVEPDLSPREFLAAMDGYRHRDPELAIVVSAIKATVKGGIGKLRERPRGEDWRPGQPWRALARPTWRPDIRAAVISRTRVNMHRKIVKHAAFTGRYPVAVLSDCAVYASEGPSPLDFLPYRDGKPLPGGFKLGINPGLVKHEGTQSVLWGEGVREQFNAPDLNLARYIKDGTVTDADSGE, encoded by the coding sequence ATGTCCGAGCTGTTCGACGCGGTCGACGCGCTTGTCGCGTCGCGTTCTCCGCTGCCGCCGCCGGCGGAGCGCAGACGGTTGCGTCAGGGGCACGGTCTGACGCTGGATGAGGTGGCGGCCGCTCTGCGGGTGCGGCGGGCGACGGTCAGTGGCTGGGAGGCCGGCAGGACCGAGCCGCGGCCGCCGGAGCGCGATGCTTACGCTCGTATGCTCAAGCAGCTCGCCGAGCTCTACCCCGCCAACGTTCCGGTGCCGACCGAGGACACCGCGGTCCCTCAGACAGCTGCCGTTGCGGCTGCTCCCACACCATCGGCAGTGGAGCCGGCCCAAGCCCGCACCGCCCCCACGGATTCGGCGGCGGAGCCCGTGAAGACCGTACGCCGCCCCCCTGCCCCGGCCTCTGCTGCCGTGTCGCGCCGTCCGCCGGCGCAAGCCGCCCGCACAGGGGCCCCGGTCGGCGGCGCTGATCCACGTTTCGAGAATGGTCCGCTCGCTGTCGTCGATGCCGCTGAGGGGGAGGTGCTGGCGTACTGCGTCGGCGGCCTGGTCCTGGACGTGCCGGCCAAGACGATCGCGGCCCTGGTGGACTGGACACTGCGCGAGGCGCGGCTCGGTCAGCCGAAGTTGTCCGGCCCCGGCAAGGACGCCGATCCGCTGCTCGTCCTGACCGAGGCCGCGCTGGAGCGCTACGGACTGCCTGTCACGCTGACGAAGGAGGAGCGCCTGGCGGGTCGGCTGGCACAGGGCCACAAGGTGATCAAGCAGCTGACGCGTGCCCACTGGCAGTTGACGAAGCGCGGGTTCGGACCGTGGGCGCGGATCTACCGGCCCGCGCAGGGCACGGAACGGGCATGCGTGCAGTTGTGCATCCCGTCGTGGGACGCGCTGGACGCCCGGCACTGGGCCGATGCGGGGCAGCTGCCACCGGCGGATCTGGCCCGGCTGCTGGGCACGTACGCCTCCCGGGTCATGACACCGCGCGGATCGACGGCCGTGACCGGTCTGGAACTGATGACCGCTCTGCACCCGCCGACCCGCGCCTCCCAGCCGGACGCGGAAGGCAAGCGGCGCTCCGAGCACAACCCCGGCTCACTGGGCAGGGAACCGGTGGACTGTGCGCCGTGCGAGGCCCCCGACGGGCACCCGCTCCTCGCCGATCTGCCGCGCTTCCACCGGCGCACCCCGGCCGAGGTCCTGATGGAGGAGGCCTATGACTGGGCGCGTCCGCTCACCGATACCGAATGCCTTCACCCTCACCTGGTGGGCATCGACGTGAACATGGCCTTCGCCGCCGGCGCCAACGGCCTCACGGTCGGTCTCGGCGCTCCGACGCACGTCACGAACCCCGTGTTCGACGCGAAGCTGCCCGGCTCCTGGCTGGTCGACCTGTCCCATGTCGACCTGTCCCGGGTGAAGGTGGCCAAGGACACCTGGGCACACCTGGACGCGAGCCTGCTGCCCAGCCCGTTCACGCCGAGGGGCGAGCGCCCGACAGGCCCGGCCTGGTACGCCACCCCCACCGTGGCGTACGCGGTGGAGTTGGGTTACGACGTCTGTCCGCTTGAGGCGTATGTTCGCCACGATCATGGTCGCTATCTGGACGGTTGGTATCAGCGGTTGCGCGATGCCTATCTCGCTACGATGGCGAGTCTTGGCGTGGAGCCCGATCTGTCGCCGCGGGAGTTCCTCGCGGCGATGGATGGCTACCGGCACCGTGACCCCGAGCTGGCGATCGTGGTGTCCGCGATCAAGGCGACGGTGAAGGGCGGTATCGGAAAACTGCGTGAACGTCCTCGGGGCGAGGACTGGAGGCCGGGGCAGCCGTGGCGGGCTCTCGCCCGGCCCACATGGCGTCCGGACATCCGTGCCGCGGTCATTTCCCGCACCCGGGTCAATATGCACCGCAAGATCGTCAAGCACGCCGCTTTCACGGGCCGGTATCCGGTCGCGGTTCTTTCGGACTGCGCTGTTTACGCCTCCGAGGGACCCTCTCCGCTGGATTTCCTGCCCTACCGGGACGGTAAACCACTGCCCGGCGGCTTCAAGCTCGGTATCAACCCAGGCCTGGTGAAGCATGAAGGCACCCAGAGCGTGCTGTGGGGCGAAGGTGTCCGGGAGCAGTTCAACGCCCCCGACCTCAACCTGGCCCGGTACATCAAGGACGGTACTGTCACCGACGCCGACAGCGGGGAGTAG
- a CDS encoding glycosyltransferase, translating into MAEPLAHHRPGGKPLGTAATRRGVRTAERHGSGRASGSAGIIRVASVPANHVYVRHLSPPEGDRVTRLADPRPCGAPSGSQQWWPPVMLDPGWVDEHADTFDVFHLHFGFDAQTPEALRELLGTLRRNGKPLVYTVHDLANPHHLDEGEHRAQLDVLVPGADRLITLTPGAAQEIAARWGRTATVLPHPHVVEPAGLLRPRPRNGRFTIGLHAKSIRPNMDPLPVVRVLADVLPELPGAVLRVDCHPDVDDPESHWYAPGVLDELRRMSREGRLELSVHDYFDDDALWDYLIGLDVSVLPYRFGTHSGWLEACHDLGTTVVAPSCGFYAQQRPCLIYGHDRQGLDAASLRDAVRTAYAERPAWRADPVERGAERFRIARAHEAIYEALL; encoded by the coding sequence GTGGCCGAGCCACTGGCCCACCACCGTCCGGGCGGAAAGCCGCTCGGAACGGCCGCCACGCGCCGCGGGGTGAGAACAGCAGAGCGCCACGGGTCCGGCCGGGCATCCGGGTCAGCCGGCATCATCCGGGTCGCGTCGGTCCCCGCCAACCACGTCTATGTGCGCCACCTCTCCCCGCCCGAGGGCGACCGGGTGACACGGCTGGCCGACCCCCGCCCCTGCGGCGCTCCGAGCGGTTCCCAGCAGTGGTGGCCGCCGGTCATGCTCGACCCGGGATGGGTGGACGAACACGCGGACACCTTCGACGTGTTCCACCTGCACTTCGGGTTCGACGCGCAGACTCCGGAAGCGTTGCGCGAGCTGCTCGGGACGCTGCGCAGGAACGGGAAGCCCCTGGTCTACACCGTCCATGACCTGGCCAACCCCCACCATCTCGACGAAGGCGAGCACCGGGCGCAGCTGGACGTGCTCGTCCCCGGCGCGGACCGGCTGATCACGCTCACCCCGGGCGCCGCCCAGGAGATCGCCGCACGGTGGGGTCGCACCGCGACCGTCCTGCCCCATCCGCACGTCGTCGAGCCCGCCGGACTGCTCCGCCCGCGGCCGCGGAACGGCCGGTTCACCATCGGGCTTCATGCCAAGAGCATCCGTCCCAACATGGATCCCCTGCCGGTGGTCCGGGTGCTCGCGGACGTACTGCCCGAACTCCCCGGTGCGGTGCTCCGCGTCGACTGTCACCCGGATGTCGACGACCCCGAAAGCCACTGGTACGCGCCCGGAGTGCTCGACGAACTGCGGAGGATGAGCCGCGAGGGGCGGCTGGAGCTCAGCGTGCACGACTACTTCGACGACGACGCCCTGTGGGACTACCTGATCGGCCTGGACGTGTCCGTGCTGCCTTACCGGTTCGGCACCCATTCGGGCTGGCTCGAGGCCTGCCACGACCTCGGCACCACCGTCGTCGCACCTTCCTGCGGCTTCTACGCACAGCAGCGCCCGTGCCTCATCTACGGGCACGACCGGCAGGGTCTGGATGCGGCGTCCCTGCGCGATGCCGTGCGCACTGCCTACGCGGAACGTCCCGCCTGGCGTGCGGACCCGGTGGAGCGGGGGGCCGAGCGCTTCCGGATCGCCCGGGCCCACGAGGCGATCTACGAGGCGCTCCTGTGA
- a CDS encoding glycosyltransferase family 4 protein, with product MTRGPDSPAQPSAAPLRIALIASARHPITEPFAGGLEAHTWTLSTALRARGHEVTVFAGPGSDPALGVVEMPLRPARISESACRDTSMVAAPWLEEHHAYLQLMLELTRGPSRYDLVHNNSLNYLPVAMAPALTVPVVTTLHTPPTPWIESAIQVAPHCPVHFNAVSAHTAAAWRHIVPAAAVVRNGIDTRRWKPGPGGEDLVWSGRIVPEKGAHLAIEAAELSGRRLRMAGPVGDAAYFEAYVRPRLGRTITYEGHLHQPDLCELVGSSAAAVVTPCWDEPYGLVVAEALACGTPVCGFARGALPEIVTPACGRLVRPGDSTALAKAVEPTIGLSRADARRHAEACCSMEAMTDGYERFYRSVSA from the coding sequence GTGACCCGCGGCCCGGACAGCCCCGCGCAGCCGTCAGCCGCACCGCTGCGCATCGCACTGATCGCCTCCGCTCGGCACCCGATCACCGAGCCCTTCGCCGGTGGTCTGGAAGCGCACACCTGGACGCTCTCCACGGCTCTGCGGGCCCGTGGGCACGAGGTCACCGTCTTCGCGGGGCCCGGCTCCGATCCCGCGCTGGGCGTGGTCGAGATGCCTCTGCGTCCGGCTCGGATCAGTGAGAGCGCCTGCCGGGACACGAGCATGGTGGCCGCGCCGTGGCTGGAGGAGCATCACGCCTATCTCCAACTGATGCTCGAACTGACGCGCGGGCCTTCGCGGTACGACCTCGTGCACAACAACAGCCTGAACTACCTGCCGGTGGCGATGGCCCCCGCGCTCACCGTCCCGGTGGTCACCACGCTGCACACCCCGCCCACCCCCTGGATCGAGTCGGCCATCCAGGTCGCACCCCACTGCCCGGTCCACTTCAACGCGGTCAGCGCCCACACGGCTGCCGCCTGGCGGCACATCGTCCCCGCCGCCGCCGTCGTACGCAACGGCATCGACACCCGGCGCTGGAAGCCCGGCCCCGGCGGCGAGGACCTGGTCTGGTCGGGGCGGATCGTTCCGGAGAAGGGCGCACACCTGGCGATCGAGGCCGCGGAGCTGTCCGGCCGACGGCTGCGGATGGCGGGACCGGTAGGAGACGCCGCTTACTTCGAGGCGTACGTCCGCCCCCGGCTCGGCCGCACCATCACCTACGAGGGCCACCTCCACCAACCGGATCTGTGCGAGCTGGTCGGGTCCTCGGCCGCGGCCGTCGTCACCCCTTGCTGGGACGAGCCGTACGGGCTGGTGGTGGCGGAGGCCCTGGCCTGCGGGACACCCGTCTGCGGATTCGCCCGGGGCGCGCTTCCGGAGATCGTCACGCCCGCGTGCGGCCGGCTCGTACGGCCAGGCGACAGCACGGCGCTCGCGAAGGCCGTCGAGCCGACGATCGGCCTCTCCCGCGCCGACGCCCGTCGGCATGCGGAAGCCTGCTGCTCCATGGAGGCCATGACGGACGGTTACGAACGCTTCTACCGGTCGGTCTCGGCATGA
- a CDS encoding glycosyltransferase translates to MIGYYVHHQGNGHLHRARSIAAHCRPLTVTGLSSLPAPDDWPGPWVRLPRDDDGDPTAFGDVTAGGRLHWAPVLHTGLRGRMARIAEWIAAASPALLVSDVSVEVALLARLLGTPTAVVAMRGERTDAPHLTAYDLAELLLAPWPSTLPEPGWPGHWRAKTVHTGAFSRFDGRSPAPADEPTDGTRQVLLLMGSGGRDISTAEVAAARAASPGWRWGILGGPDGRWSADPWPALCAADVVVTHAGQNALAECAAARRPAVVVPQERPFGEQAATGRALTRGRLALVAPRWPDADDWAGLLEQALAHGGDRWSQWAPGDGAARAARALADVASRRRTLSCAPR, encoded by the coding sequence ATGATCGGCTACTACGTACACCACCAGGGCAACGGCCATCTCCATCGTGCCCGGTCCATCGCAGCACATTGCCGCCCCCTCACGGTGACCGGGCTCTCCTCCCTCCCCGCGCCCGACGACTGGCCCGGTCCATGGGTTCGCCTGCCGAGGGACGACGACGGCGACCCGACCGCGTTCGGTGATGTGACGGCGGGCGGGCGACTGCACTGGGCGCCGGTCCTGCACACCGGGCTCCGGGGGCGCATGGCACGGATCGCCGAGTGGATCGCGGCGGCGTCACCGGCGCTCCTGGTGTCCGACGTATCGGTCGAAGTCGCCCTGCTGGCCCGCCTCCTGGGGACCCCGACCGCAGTCGTGGCGATGCGCGGCGAGCGCACGGACGCACCGCACCTCACAGCCTACGACCTGGCGGAGCTCCTCCTGGCCCCGTGGCCGTCGACGCTGCCGGAGCCCGGTTGGCCGGGGCACTGGAGGGCCAAGACGGTGCACACAGGAGCCTTCTCCCGGTTCGACGGCCGCTCCCCCGCACCGGCGGACGAGCCGACGGACGGGACGCGTCAGGTGCTTCTGCTCATGGGCTCGGGCGGCCGCGACATCTCCACCGCCGAGGTCGCCGCGGCACGGGCCGCCAGCCCCGGTTGGCGGTGGGGGATCCTGGGCGGCCCGGACGGGCGATGGTCGGCGGACCCGTGGCCGGCGCTGTGCGCGGCCGACGTCGTGGTCACCCACGCCGGCCAGAACGCCCTCGCCGAATGCGCCGCCGCGCGGCGGCCGGCGGTGGTGGTGCCGCAGGAGCGTCCCTTCGGCGAGCAGGCGGCCACGGGACGTGCTCTCACGCGGGGCCGCCTGGCCCTCGTCGCACCCCGGTGGCCGGACGCCGACGACTGGGCCGGGCTCCTCGAACAGGCTCTCGCCCACGGCGGAGACCGCTGGTCGCAATGGGCGCCCGGCGACGGCGCGGCCCGCGCCGCCCGCGCCCTGGCCGATGTCGCGTCCAGGCGAAGGACTTTGTCATGCGCACCGCGGTGA
- a CDS encoding glycosyltransferase family 2 protein, with amino-acid sequence MRTAVITLAAGRHRHLTLQHLGLAAGSRTPDQYVVVAMDDPELSVVVGGREPVATVVDCPVANGNLPLARARNLGAARAVDGGAELLVFLDVDCVPGERLLERYRHAALDTEHRRSLLCGTVSYLPPPGPYGYRLSELGELAEPHPGRPIPAPGELRRSEDHALFWSLSFAVTAETWHAVGGFCEEYEGYGGEDTDYGQRARAAGVPLTWVGGAPAFHQHHPVSDPPVTHLHDILRNAETFHRRWGWWPMTDWLDAFAERGLAHRNPATGRWSLGPEPGHPRPDAG; translated from the coding sequence ATGCGCACCGCGGTGATCACTCTGGCCGCCGGGCGGCACCGGCACCTGACGCTCCAGCATCTCGGCCTCGCGGCCGGTTCGCGCACCCCTGATCAGTACGTGGTCGTCGCGATGGATGATCCGGAACTCAGCGTGGTTGTGGGCGGCCGGGAGCCTGTCGCGACGGTCGTCGACTGCCCTGTGGCGAACGGGAATCTGCCCCTGGCCCGCGCCCGGAACCTGGGCGCCGCCCGCGCGGTGGACGGCGGCGCCGAACTGCTGGTGTTCCTGGACGTCGACTGCGTCCCCGGCGAACGGCTGCTGGAGCGCTACCGGCACGCCGCCCTCGACACCGAGCACCGGCGCTCGCTGCTCTGCGGCACCGTCTCCTACCTGCCGCCCCCGGGCCCGTACGGGTACCGACTCAGCGAGCTGGGTGAGCTCGCCGAGCCCCACCCCGGCCGTCCGATTCCCGCGCCGGGGGAGCTGCGCCGGAGTGAGGACCACGCACTGTTCTGGTCCTTGTCCTTCGCCGTGACGGCGGAGACCTGGCACGCCGTCGGCGGCTTCTGCGAGGAGTACGAGGGGTACGGCGGCGAGGACACCGATTACGGTCAACGAGCCCGCGCGGCGGGCGTCCCGCTCACCTGGGTCGGCGGCGCCCCGGCCTTCCACCAGCACCACCCCGTCTCCGACCCGCCGGTGACGCATCTGCACGACATCCTGCGCAACGCGGAGACCTTCCACCGCCGATGGGGCTGGTGGCCGATGACCGACTGGCTCGACGCGTTCGCCGAGCGCGGACTCGCCCACCGGAACCCCGCCACCGGCCGCTGGTCCCTGGGTCCGGAACCCGGACACCCTCGTCCCGACGCGGGGTGA
- a CDS encoding CocE/NonD family hydrolase → MRHVDQLPHAVKEEKHVTIPMADGTRLSARIWRPTSSDTEPVPAILEYIPYRKNDLTSPRDSIHHPYIAGHGYACVRVDIRGTGESDGVLVDEYLEQEQADAEAALAWLADQPWCDGATGMMGISWGAFAALQVAARRPPSLRAICISSFTDDRYADDMHYLGGAMLSDNLAEAGTMFAYATCPPDPAVVGDRWRDMWEERLQAAKPWVLEWLRHPQRDAYWRHASLSEDYSALACPVLASSGWADGYSNAVTRLLRHVDVPRKGLIGPWSHKLPHLGEPGPAIGYLQEVVRWWDHWLKGRDNGVMEGPMLRTWMQESVPPSTSYEERPGRWIGEPSWPSPHVTDTVLPFHDHRLLLPDSTADAAEGPQDQERAHTVQSPLSVGQFAGKWASYNAPPDLPYDQREEDGGSLVFQTDVLTERVEILGAPSVTIAVSADAPVAQVNVRLSDVAPDGRSTRVTYGVLNLAHRDSVAEPSELAPGERYTVRVPLHGVAQAFPPGHRIRLSLSTSYWPLVWPAPEPVLLTVYETGSALTLPVRDQDVATDAELRPFGEPEGCAPSAVTQLSEPEQAWTVTRDLVNYQSVLDIVKDQGMRRYEDTGIDVGLRARERYSWVAEDFASVRGESAWTMSFGRPGWDVRVETRTVLTSDKDAFHVDATLDGYEGGRRVFSRTWNEDVPRSRV, encoded by the coding sequence ATGCGACACGTGGACCAACTCCCCCACGCGGTCAAGGAGGAAAAGCACGTCACGATCCCGATGGCCGACGGAACCCGGCTCTCGGCACGGATCTGGCGCCCCACCTCCTCCGACACCGAACCGGTCCCGGCGATCCTCGAGTACATCCCCTACCGCAAGAACGACCTCACCTCCCCGCGGGACTCCATCCACCACCCCTACATCGCCGGGCACGGTTACGCCTGCGTCCGGGTCGACATCCGGGGCACGGGCGAGTCCGACGGGGTCCTCGTCGACGAGTACCTCGAACAGGAACAGGCCGACGCCGAAGCCGCGCTCGCCTGGCTGGCCGACCAGCCCTGGTGTGACGGCGCCACCGGCATGATGGGCATCTCCTGGGGCGCGTTCGCCGCCCTCCAGGTCGCCGCGCGCCGGCCCCCGAGCCTGCGCGCCATCTGCATCTCTTCCTTCACCGACGACCGGTACGCCGACGACATGCACTACCTCGGCGGCGCCATGCTCTCCGACAACCTCGCCGAAGCCGGCACCATGTTCGCCTACGCCACCTGTCCGCCCGACCCTGCCGTGGTCGGCGACCGCTGGCGCGATATGTGGGAAGAGCGTCTGCAGGCCGCCAAGCCCTGGGTGCTGGAGTGGCTGCGCCATCCGCAGCGCGACGCCTACTGGCGCCACGCCAGTCTCAGCGAGGACTACAGCGCACTCGCCTGCCCGGTCCTCGCCTCCAGCGGATGGGCCGACGGCTATTCCAACGCCGTCACCCGCCTGCTGCGCCATGTCGACGTGCCTCGCAAGGGGCTGATCGGCCCCTGGTCGCACAAGCTCCCCCACCTGGGGGAGCCGGGCCCCGCCATCGGCTACCTCCAGGAAGTGGTGCGCTGGTGGGACCACTGGCTCAAGGGCCGGGACAACGGTGTGATGGAGGGACCCATGCTCCGCACCTGGATGCAGGAGAGCGTCCCGCCCTCCACCTCCTACGAGGAGCGTCCGGGCCGCTGGATCGGCGAACCCTCCTGGCCCTCACCGCATGTCACGGACACGGTCCTGCCCTTCCACGACCACCGGCTCCTGCTACCCGACTCCACCGCGGACGCCGCGGAGGGGCCGCAGGACCAGGAGCGCGCCCACACCGTCCAGTCCCCGCTGTCCGTGGGTCAGTTCGCCGGCAAGTGGGCGTCCTACAACGCCCCGCCGGACCTGCCCTACGACCAGCGCGAAGAGGACGGCGGCTCGCTCGTCTTCCAGACGGACGTCCTGACCGAACGCGTGGAAATCCTCGGCGCCCCCTCCGTGACCATCGCCGTGTCGGCCGACGCCCCCGTCGCGCAGGTGAACGTCCGCCTCTCCGACGTCGCCCCGGACGGGCGCTCCACCCGGGTCACCTACGGGGTGCTCAACCTCGCCCACAGGGACAGTGTTGCCGAGCCGAGCGAGCTCGCCCCGGGGGAGCGGTACACGGTCCGAGTCCCTCTGCACGGTGTGGCACAGGCATTCCCGCCCGGTCACCGCATCCGGCTCTCCCTGTCCACCTCTTATTGGCCACTGGTCTGGCCCGCCCCCGAGCCGGTCCTGCTCACTGTGTATGAGACCGGCAGCGCCCTCACGCTCCCGGTCCGTGACCAGGACGTCGCCACGGACGCGGAGCTGCGCCCGTTCGGTGAGCCCGAGGGCTGTGCGCCGTCGGCCGTCACCCAGCTCAGCGAACCGGAGCAGGCATGGACGGTCACACGTGACCTCGTGAACTACCAGTCCGTGCTCGACATCGTGAAAGACCAGGGGATGCGGCGATACGAGGACACCGGCATCGACGTCGGCCTGCGCGCGCGGGAGCGCTACAGCTGGGTGGCCGAGGACTTCGCCTCGGTGCGTGGCGAGTCGGCCTGGACCATGAGCTTCGGCCGACCCGGGTGGGACGTGCGGGTGGAGACGCGTACCGTCCTGACCTCGGACAAGGACGCCTTCCACGTGGACGCGACACTGGACGGTTACGAGGGCGGCCGCCGCGTGTTTTCCCGTACGTGGAACGAGGACGTGCCCCGATCGAGGGTCTAG